A single window of Nicotiana tomentosiformis chromosome 1, ASM39032v3, whole genome shotgun sequence DNA harbors:
- the LOC138909916 gene encoding uncharacterized protein has translation MHPLKYIFQKPMPTGKLTKWKILLSEFDIIYVTQKVVKGQAFSDHLAENTVDGEYEPLKTYFPDEEVSFIGEDIAEAYDGWRIFFDGAANFKGLGIEAILVSETGQYYLAFSNLKFSCTNNMAEYEACILGLRFDKRFTNLEFKHVPRVQNEFADAPATLSSIIQHPDKNFIDPILIEIHKQPTYYAHVE, from the exons ATGCATCCGCTGAAATatatctttcagaaacccatgcctacgggtaagctAACAAAGTGGAAGATATTACTAAGCGAGTTCGACATaatctatgtgactcagaaggtgGTCAAGGGGCAGGCATTTTCTGATCACCTAGCAGAGAACACCGTAGATGGAGAATATGAACcattgaagacgtattttcccgacgaggaaGTGTCGTTTATAGGGGAAGATATTGCCgaagcatatgatggttggaggatatttttcgacggagccgcaaacttcaaaggattGGGAATTGAAGCTATTTTAGTATCAGAAACCGGTCAATATTACCTGGCATTTTCCAATCTCAAATTCTCgtgtaccaacaatatggcagaatatgaggcttgcatcttgggactcag ATTTGACAAGAGATTCACAAAtttagaattcaaacatgttccaagagTTCAGAATGAGTTCGCCGATGCGCCGGCTACCTTGTCTTCCATcatacaacatccagacaagaattttaTTGATCCTATCCTGATAGAGATTCATAAGCAGCCAACTTATTATGCTCATGTTGAATAA
- the LOC138909923 gene encoding uncharacterized protein — protein MEEIEAVNLGNSETVKETRITIHLSPSEKEEYIRFLKEYEDIFAWSYDDMTWLSTFIVAPKLPTKPMCPPVKQKLRKFKPDMSLKIKEEITKQIKAKVLRVVEYPTWLANIVSVPKKVGKVKVCVNY, from the coding sequence ATGGAAGAAATTGAGGCAGTTAACTTAGGGAattctgaaacagtcaaagaaactcgcattaccattcatctatcaccatcagagaaggaagagtacatcagatttctaaaggaatatgaggatattttcgcatggtcctacgatgacaTGACTTGGTTAAGCACATTCATAGTGGCTCCCAAGTTACCTACAAAACCTATGTGTCCGcctgtaaagcagaagctcaggaaattcaagccagatatgagtttaaagataaaagaagagattaccaagcaaatcaaagccaaggtcctTCGGGTGGTCGAGTACCCAACCTGGCTAGCCAACATTGTGTCGGTTCCAAAGAAGGTTGGGAAAGTCAAGGTGTGCGTTAACTATtga